From Dermacentor albipictus isolate Rhodes 1998 colony chromosome 8, USDA_Dalb.pri_finalv2, whole genome shotgun sequence:
CCATGAAAGAATGgctcactcacccatattttctgtcctgttgttgctttcagcaaactcACATTACCACTCGGTCGTCAAGGTAAACAAAGCTGCTCATCGGCCGTTCCATCTGTGGCCTCAGAAGTCATTCACGCTCGGTCACCATACGCACAAGGACAAAATCACCCATCATAACCACGTTTAACAACCGCAACGTCAGTCACTACTGAAACACTagcccccgtattcacaaacgctcCTTGACTCGACCCTCCACTTGAAACGCTCCTTGAGGGTCATTTTCCATTTCACAAATCGCCCTCGACTTGAAACGCTCCTCAAGTGAAGGAAATCCCGAGCGCTTTCctcgagaatctcaaggtagcATCGAGGCTACCTTGGGCAGCTCCTTCACTCGAGCGTTATGGCGGATTACGCTTCGTTCGTCGATTATGTTCTCCGTGTCGACGAGCTATTCGGCGTCGCCATAGACAACAGCGATATTGCAGACGTAGCACGACAGAGGCTGAGGGACCACCTGAATCCCATGGAACACTTCACCAACAGCGAATTTCTCGCACGCTATCGGTTCACGAAGTGCACCGTGAAGAAGCTGCTTGACTGCCTGCCTCTTGAACAGAGCGCCAGCAACCGTGGCCACCCTCTGCCAGCAATGCTTCAACTTCTTCTCGCTTTACGCTTTTATGGAGCGGGCACATTTCAAGTTGTGACAGGTGACCTAGTGAACGTGTCGCAACCGACAGTGAGCCGCGTCGTCGAACGTGTCTCACGACTAATTGCTACGCACTTCTTCCCGGTCGTCGTGAAGTTTCCGAGCACAGATAGCGAGTTCCGTGCGACGATGGTGGATTTCTACCGCATTGCCAAGTTTCCCGAGGTGACGGGGTGTATAGACTGCACCCACATCCGCATCAAGGCACCGGGTGGGCCGAATGGCGAAGTTTACCGCAATCGGAAGGGTTACTTCTCCATAAATGTACAGGTAAATTGCTACCTCTTTTCTCTTCTCTATATTAGCGCAGCATTAATTCTTAATGAGACAGTCATGTGTTAATGTCTACAGGCTTCAATAAACAGTATACTGGCTAATTGGATCAGTCAAGGTAGAAATCAATTTACTCCATTCCGATCCTTTTCCTGCTCCAGATAATGACATAGCGTATTTCGTGATAATGCGCGGTGATATGGCCGAGTAAATGAAGAATGGCGTGGCAATAGTGCTATACGTTTTATATTAGAAGACTATCGTACATATTGGGGCTCTTCTTTGAATTTCTTTAGATCACCAAAAGGGAAGTAGGGCCTTGCAATTCTAAAAAGCAGTGGCTGCTTCTACTCAGAAAAAGACTATCGTGTATGTGTGAATTGCGCGGCTTATATTCAcctcagctgaaaaaaaaaatgacaatcgattcttctttttttcattaggtCATTGCAGGGCCGCAGCTGCAATTTTACGACGTCGTGGCTAGCTGGCCCGGCTCCGTGCATGACAGTCGAATCTTCGACAACAGTCGTGCACGTGTTCTCTACGAGACAAAACGAATGCCTGGTCTTCTACTTGGCGATGCTGGCTATGCATGCATGCCCTTCCTAATGACCCCACTAGCTTCCTCCGGACGTCCGAACAGCCCCGAGAGGAAGTGAGTACCGCTGCATAAAGCAAAAAGCACAATAAACCTTATGTAATGACGTACAGTTTCTTGCATTTGAAGGTTCAATTAGAGTAAGCGTGATCGATATTTTAGTAGTAATGACGTAATTTTCCAAAATATAGCTTTGTTTTATTACCTTCATGTATTTCATGTAATCTGTTCTTGCTACACCGAATATAAGACGCAATACAATTAACATATTAGCCGCAAGAGCTTTGACGACTAACCTGCTTATGATGCCAAGGTATAAAGTGCGTCTCAGAGTAGTTAGCATAAGTGTAAACTAACATTGTCTGTTTTGCACAGGTATCAAGCTGCTCACATCCGCACCCGCAACACTGTAGAGAGAGCTTTCGGTGTGTGGAAGCGTCGCTTCCCATGTTTGGACATGGGGCTTCAGCACTTGACGGAGCGTTCTGCGGTCATTACGACAGCCTGTGCTGCCCTGCATAACCTGGCAGTACTGAGGCAGGACCCGGAACCTCCAGCTGTGGTGATCCCACAACACTTGAGGCGGCAGCAGCCTGATGTGGCGAGGCAAACTGACACACTGCATGGATCGCAATGTCGACTGAGGCTTATTGCTCGAACATTTAACTAAAACATCATAAAAGTGAATTTGCACCTACGTTAATCCAGATTTCAAAACGAGTACATCTTGGAAACTCCAATTATGTGCAAGATAAGGAATACCATCAAAGTGCAAGCACACTTTACTGGTCAGGACACTCCTTTAGTACTTATTTCATATGTATATTTTGGTGCTTTTTTCGTGTATTGTGTATATTATTGCTTATTCGCACAAGTAGTTTCAATCATTAACCACAGTTGCAGCTGTATCATACTCCTTACATATTAAAGTATAACCGTGTGTGAAAACATAATGAAACATTTAATTTTATGCCTGCTGGCTTTATGCAAGTTGCTGCTTCTTTGCCTCTAATTCAAGAAACAGCATCTGGCGCTCCATGTCATCGCGCCACTTTCGCTGCTCCAGCTGCTGTTGCCGCATTGCACTTCGATTTGGTGCAGTTCCTGCTTCCGTTGTTCGTCCATCCTGTGACGTTGTCGTTGCTGGATGAGCTGCTGCCGACGCAAGCGAATCTCTACAGAGTGCAGTTCTGCTTTGCGCTCCTCATCTTTCTGAAGCGCCTTCAGTCGGGCAGCTCCTTCAGGTGCGAGCGCCCGCTCTATCGCAGCTGTGCGGCCTCGTGCTGGTCTCAGTTGCTGAGGTGTGTCAATGAGAGCCGCAGCGTCTGAAGCTTCCAGTCGAGCAGGTGTTGGCACTGCATGTGGCGTGGTCTCAGTCGTCGATAGCGGCACGGTACTGGGACCTGCCAAGACAGCACTTTCCTGTGCCGGCAGTGGTGCCTGAACTGGATAATCTGCACACATAAATTAAACATTAACTTAGAGCCTAGGACACACTGCAGTTGAAAACTCATTTTTGTATGCAGTGTCGATTCATAGTTTGAACATCTTATGAATACAAATACACATACATGCAGGCACACTAATCAGACAGTCACAAGTGATCAGTCACACACGAAATGGAAAGCGCTAGGGGCTTTAGACTGTAACCCAGGCCAGCaagtgaaaagaaaaagtaagcaGCTTATCCATATGATGCCCTCCAAGTGTGCTAGTCACAGAAATATATAGGAAAAGTGTGTTCCAGTCTACACTCAGTGTTGCCGTAACAACAGACTAAAGTTTCACTACTAAATAGTGGCGCCTGGAGTAGCATGTAATTTGAACTAGCAATAGATACAACTTCACTCTGTGATGTTTCTGACAGATGTTAGTTGCACAAATATGCTGTCAAAGGAGGCTCAATTCCACACAGCTTCCAGTGCTGCTGGATAAGCACGCTGGATGCATCTCAGCTGTAGCATGAAATTTCAGATAACAGGAGAAACAACTTATCTGGTGATGCCTGCTACATGTTAGTCACAGAAATCAGCTGCAAAGAAGGCATGTCGCCAGGAGCCGGTGCTGCTGGAGGAGCATGAGCGTTAGAACCGAAGGCGCCCGAGCTGTAGAAGGCGACATGCCCGTTGCTTCTGATAGAGCGCAGACTTCCGAAGCTGGCTGTGGTACCACAGGAGTAGGGCCTGAAAATACACAGGAAGCAGAACTAGTGCCCCACAGGCAGTTGGTGCAATCAAAAGAGCATTCATACATTGCAACTTTACTGTAGAGGCACTTTTGTTTGCGTGCATGCACACTTATTTTTGCACATGTACACACAGGAACCACAATGAATGTCTTCATGTTATCAGCATTAAAATTGGATAACAGGTTGCAGGGGGCACATTGCTGGCAGTATGCAAACACAGAGGCACCTCGAAAAGAATGAGAGATGGAGACAGCTCGTACAAGTGCATGCTAATTTTGCAAGACACAAATTAGAAAAAAGAGGCTGTCCTTCACGAAC
This genomic window contains:
- the LOC135915538 gene encoding putative nuclease HARBI1 is translated as MADYASFVDYVLRVDELFGVAIDNSDIADVARQRLRDHLNPMEHFTNSEFLARYRFTKCTVKKLLDCLPLEQSASNRGHPLPAMLQLLLALRFYGAGTFQVVTGDLVNVSQPTVSRVVERVSRLIATHFFPVVVKFPSTDSEFRATMVDFYRIAKFPEVTGCIDCTHIRIKAPGGPNGEVYRNRKGYFSINVQVIAGPQLQFYDVVASWPGSVHDSRIFDNSRARVLYETKRMPGLLLGDAGYACMPFLMTPLASSGRPNSPERKYQAAHIRTRNTVERAFGVWKRRFPCLDMGLQHLTERSAVITTACAALHNLAVLRQDPEPPAVVIPQHLRRQQPDVFLLPLFVHPVTLSLLDELLPTQANLYRVQFCFALLIFLKRLQSGSSFRCERPLYRSCAASCWSQLLRCVNESRSV